A stretch of Malus sylvestris chromosome 11, drMalSylv7.2, whole genome shotgun sequence DNA encodes these proteins:
- the LOC126589035 gene encoding protein DAMAGED DNA-BINDING 2 isoform X1 has product MSPQTRRMTFPKVVIERDSDSEQSSSEEDEEHEEDEVLESENEAKVEAVLDEKKKGKAPITISLKKVCKVCKKPGHEAGFKGATYIDCPMKPCFLCKMPGHTTVACPHRVATEHGVVPAPHKNTRNALEYMFERQIRPRVAPIKTAYVIPDQVSCAVIRYHSRRVTSLEFHPTKNNILLSGDKKGQLGVWDFVKVHEKIVYGNVHSCILNNMKFKPASDDTVYGASSDGTISCTDLETGISLSLMNLNPDGWQGPNSWRMLYGMDINAEKGVVLVADNFGFLYMVDSRSNDKTGKPILIHKKGSKVVGLHCNPLLPDLLLSCGNDHFARIWDIRRIEAGSSIHDLAHSRVVNSAYFSPMSGSKILSTSQDNRIRIWDSIFGNMDTPSREIVHSHDFNRHLTPFKAEWDPKDSAESLAVIGRYISENYNGAALHPIDFIDITTGQLVAEVMDPNITTISPVNKLHPRDDVLASGSSRSLFIWRPKEKCEPVELKDEGKIIVCSRAEKKRNRKFGDENDDSDDDKFPPKGKNLKSKKSASKSSQYTLKVKR; this is encoded by the exons ATGTCCCCGCAAACCAGAAGAATGACGTTCCCGAAGGTCGTCATTGAGAGAGACTCGGACTCTGAGCAGAGCTCAtccgaagaagacgaagaacaTGAGGAAGACGAAGTGTTGGAGAGCGAAAACGAAGCCAAAGTCGAGGCGGTTTTGGACGAGAAGAAGAAAGGGAAAGCACCCATTACTATCAGCCTCAAGAAAGTCTGCAAA GTGTGCAAGAAGCCGGGGCATGAAGCTGGATTCAAAGGGGCTACTTACATTGATTGCCCAATGAAGCCCTGCTTTCTTTGTAAAATGCCTG GCCACACTACAGTGGCATGCCCACACCGAGTGGCTACTGAGCATGGGGTTGTCCCAGCACCCCATAAAAATACCCGTAACGCGCTGGAGTATATGTTCGAACGCCAGATTAGACCTCGCGTTGCTCCG ATCAAGACAGCATATGTGATCCCAGATCAAGTAAGTTGTGCGGTTATCAGATATCACAGTAGACGGGTGACTAGCTTAGAGTTCCATCCAACGAAGAATAACATCCTTTTATCTGGAGATAAG AAAGGACAACTTGGAGTATGGGATTTTGTAAAAGTACATGAAAAGATTGTTTATGGAAATGTACACTCTTGTATACTCAACAACATGAA GTTTAAACCTGCAAGTGATGATACAGTATATGGTGCATCCTCAGATGGAACCATTAGTTGCACTGATTTGGAGACTGGAATTTCATTATCTCTGATGAACCTTAACCCTGATGGATGGCAG GGGCCAAACAGCTGGAGAATGCTTTATGGAATGGATATCAATGCAGAAAAAGGTGTTGTGCTTGTTGCTGACAACTTTGGCTTTCTGTACAT GGTTGATTCTCGCTCCAATGACAAAACTGGGAAGCCAATTTTGATCCATAAGAAAGGTAGCAAAGTAGTTGGACTCCACTGCAATCCATTGCTGCCTGACCTTCTACTGAGTTGTGGAAATGATCACTTT GCTCGTATATGGGACATTCGTCGAATTGAAGCTGGTTCTTCCATACACGACCTTGCACACAGCCGTGTTGTTAACTCTGCATATTTTTCTCCGATGTCTGGCAGCAAAATTCTTAGCACTTCACAGGATAACCGTATTCGTATATGGGACTCTATATTTGGCAATATGGATACCCCAAGCCGAGAGATTGTACACAGTCATGATTTCAATCGTCATCTGACTCCTTTCAAAGCCGAATGGGATCCAAAG GACTCGGCAGAGTCCCTTGCAGTTATTGGTCGTTACATAAGTGAAAACTATAATGGAGCTGCCCTGCATCCCATTGATTTCATAGACATAACCACAGGACAACTAGTTGCTGAGGTCATGGATCCAAACATCACTACAATCAGTCCAGTGAACAAGCTACATCCACGTGATGATGTTTTGGCATCAGGCAGTTCAAG GTCACTTTTCATTTGGCGGCCGAAGGAAAAGTGCGAGCCTGTGGAACTGAAGGATGAAGGGAAGATTATTGTCTGTTCCAGAGCTGAGAAGAAGAGGAACCGAAAGTTTGGGGATGAAAACGATGATTCTGATGATGACAAGTTCCCCCCGAAGGGCAAGAATTTAAAGTCCAAAAAATCTGCCTCAAAATCAAGTCAATATACTCTCAAGGTAAAACGCTGA
- the LOC126589035 gene encoding protein DAMAGED DNA-BINDING 2 isoform X3 yields the protein MYQSLFSRTMTTFDAMSFDECMTSQLFVRLYWFSLAKSCESNFLLLWRIKTAYVIPDQVSCAVIRYHSRRVTSLEFHPTKNNILLSGDKKGQLGVWDFVKVHEKIVYGNVHSCILNNMKFKPASDDTVYGASSDGTISCTDLETGISLSLMNLNPDGWQGPNSWRMLYGMDINAEKGVVLVADNFGFLYMVDSRSNDKTGKPILIHKKGSKVVGLHCNPLLPDLLLSCGNDHFARIWDIRRIEAGSSIHDLAHSRVVNSAYFSPMSGSKILSTSQDNRIRIWDSIFGNMDTPSREIVHSHDFNRHLTPFKAEWDPKDSAESLAVIGRYISENYNGAALHPIDFIDITTGQLVAEVMDPNITTISPVNKLHPRDDVLASGSSRSLFIWRPKEKCEPVELKDEGKIIVCSRAEKKRNRKFGDENDDSDDDKFPPKGKNLKSKKSASKSSQYTLKVKR from the exons ATGTACCAGTCTCTTTTTAGCCGTACTATGACTACATTTGATGCGATGAGCTTTGATGAATGCATGACAAGCCAACTCTTTGTGCGTTTGTATTGGTTTTCACTTGCTAAATCATGTGAATCGAACTTTTTACTCCTTTGGCGA ATCAAGACAGCATATGTGATCCCAGATCAAGTAAGTTGTGCGGTTATCAGATATCACAGTAGACGGGTGACTAGCTTAGAGTTCCATCCAACGAAGAATAACATCCTTTTATCTGGAGATAAG AAAGGACAACTTGGAGTATGGGATTTTGTAAAAGTACATGAAAAGATTGTTTATGGAAATGTACACTCTTGTATACTCAACAACATGAA GTTTAAACCTGCAAGTGATGATACAGTATATGGTGCATCCTCAGATGGAACCATTAGTTGCACTGATTTGGAGACTGGAATTTCATTATCTCTGATGAACCTTAACCCTGATGGATGGCAG GGGCCAAACAGCTGGAGAATGCTTTATGGAATGGATATCAATGCAGAAAAAGGTGTTGTGCTTGTTGCTGACAACTTTGGCTTTCTGTACAT GGTTGATTCTCGCTCCAATGACAAAACTGGGAAGCCAATTTTGATCCATAAGAAAGGTAGCAAAGTAGTTGGACTCCACTGCAATCCATTGCTGCCTGACCTTCTACTGAGTTGTGGAAATGATCACTTT GCTCGTATATGGGACATTCGTCGAATTGAAGCTGGTTCTTCCATACACGACCTTGCACACAGCCGTGTTGTTAACTCTGCATATTTTTCTCCGATGTCTGGCAGCAAAATTCTTAGCACTTCACAGGATAACCGTATTCGTATATGGGACTCTATATTTGGCAATATGGATACCCCAAGCCGAGAGATTGTACACAGTCATGATTTCAATCGTCATCTGACTCCTTTCAAAGCCGAATGGGATCCAAAG GACTCGGCAGAGTCCCTTGCAGTTATTGGTCGTTACATAAGTGAAAACTATAATGGAGCTGCCCTGCATCCCATTGATTTCATAGACATAACCACAGGACAACTAGTTGCTGAGGTCATGGATCCAAACATCACTACAATCAGTCCAGTGAACAAGCTACATCCACGTGATGATGTTTTGGCATCAGGCAGTTCAAG GTCACTTTTCATTTGGCGGCCGAAGGAAAAGTGCGAGCCTGTGGAACTGAAGGATGAAGGGAAGATTATTGTCTGTTCCAGAGCTGAGAAGAAGAGGAACCGAAAGTTTGGGGATGAAAACGATGATTCTGATGATGACAAGTTCCCCCCGAAGGGCAAGAATTTAAAGTCCAAAAAATCTGCCTCAAAATCAAGTCAATATACTCTCAAGGTAAAACGCTGA
- the LOC126589035 gene encoding protein DAMAGED DNA-BINDING 2 isoform X4 codes for MFAAYRKFSGNYYVDPTMYQSLFSRTMTTFDAMSFDECMTSQLFIKTAYVIPDQVSCAVIRYHSRRVTSLEFHPTKNNILLSGDKKGQLGVWDFVKVHEKIVYGNVHSCILNNMKFKPASDDTVYGASSDGTISCTDLETGISLSLMNLNPDGWQGPNSWRMLYGMDINAEKGVVLVADNFGFLYMVDSRSNDKTGKPILIHKKGSKVVGLHCNPLLPDLLLSCGNDHFARIWDIRRIEAGSSIHDLAHSRVVNSAYFSPMSGSKILSTSQDNRIRIWDSIFGNMDTPSREIVHSHDFNRHLTPFKAEWDPKDSAESLAVIGRYISENYNGAALHPIDFIDITTGQLVAEVMDPNITTISPVNKLHPRDDVLASGSSRSLFIWRPKEKCEPVELKDEGKIIVCSRAEKKRNRKFGDENDDSDDDKFPPKGKNLKSKKSASKSSQYTLKVKR; via the exons ATGTTTGCTGCTTACAGAAAATTTTCAGGCAACTATTATGTCGATCCTACTATGTACCAGTCTCTTTTTAGCCGTACTATGACTACATTTGATGCGATGAGCTTTGATGAATGCATGACAAGCCAACTCTTT ATCAAGACAGCATATGTGATCCCAGATCAAGTAAGTTGTGCGGTTATCAGATATCACAGTAGACGGGTGACTAGCTTAGAGTTCCATCCAACGAAGAATAACATCCTTTTATCTGGAGATAAG AAAGGACAACTTGGAGTATGGGATTTTGTAAAAGTACATGAAAAGATTGTTTATGGAAATGTACACTCTTGTATACTCAACAACATGAA GTTTAAACCTGCAAGTGATGATACAGTATATGGTGCATCCTCAGATGGAACCATTAGTTGCACTGATTTGGAGACTGGAATTTCATTATCTCTGATGAACCTTAACCCTGATGGATGGCAG GGGCCAAACAGCTGGAGAATGCTTTATGGAATGGATATCAATGCAGAAAAAGGTGTTGTGCTTGTTGCTGACAACTTTGGCTTTCTGTACAT GGTTGATTCTCGCTCCAATGACAAAACTGGGAAGCCAATTTTGATCCATAAGAAAGGTAGCAAAGTAGTTGGACTCCACTGCAATCCATTGCTGCCTGACCTTCTACTGAGTTGTGGAAATGATCACTTT GCTCGTATATGGGACATTCGTCGAATTGAAGCTGGTTCTTCCATACACGACCTTGCACACAGCCGTGTTGTTAACTCTGCATATTTTTCTCCGATGTCTGGCAGCAAAATTCTTAGCACTTCACAGGATAACCGTATTCGTATATGGGACTCTATATTTGGCAATATGGATACCCCAAGCCGAGAGATTGTACACAGTCATGATTTCAATCGTCATCTGACTCCTTTCAAAGCCGAATGGGATCCAAAG GACTCGGCAGAGTCCCTTGCAGTTATTGGTCGTTACATAAGTGAAAACTATAATGGAGCTGCCCTGCATCCCATTGATTTCATAGACATAACCACAGGACAACTAGTTGCTGAGGTCATGGATCCAAACATCACTACAATCAGTCCAGTGAACAAGCTACATCCACGTGATGATGTTTTGGCATCAGGCAGTTCAAG GTCACTTTTCATTTGGCGGCCGAAGGAAAAGTGCGAGCCTGTGGAACTGAAGGATGAAGGGAAGATTATTGTCTGTTCCAGAGCTGAGAAGAAGAGGAACCGAAAGTTTGGGGATGAAAACGATGATTCTGATGATGACAAGTTCCCCCCGAAGGGCAAGAATTTAAAGTCCAAAAAATCTGCCTCAAAATCAAGTCAATATACTCTCAAGGTAAAACGCTGA
- the LOC126589035 gene encoding protein DAMAGED DNA-BINDING 2 isoform X2, with amino-acid sequence MFAAYRKFSGNYYVDPTMYQSLFSRTMTTFDAMSFDECMTSQLFVRLYWFSLAKSCESNFLLLWRIKTAYVIPDQVSCAVIRYHSRRVTSLEFHPTKNNILLSGDKKGQLGVWDFVKVHEKIVYGNVHSCILNNMKFKPASDDTVYGASSDGTISCTDLETGISLSLMNLNPDGWQGPNSWRMLYGMDINAEKGVVLVADNFGFLYMVDSRSNDKTGKPILIHKKGSKVVGLHCNPLLPDLLLSCGNDHFARIWDIRRIEAGSSIHDLAHSRVVNSAYFSPMSGSKILSTSQDNRIRIWDSIFGNMDTPSREIVHSHDFNRHLTPFKAEWDPKDSAESLAVIGRYISENYNGAALHPIDFIDITTGQLVAEVMDPNITTISPVNKLHPRDDVLASGSSRSLFIWRPKEKCEPVELKDEGKIIVCSRAEKKRNRKFGDENDDSDDDKFPPKGKNLKSKKSASKSSQYTLKVKR; translated from the exons ATGTTTGCTGCTTACAGAAAATTTTCAGGCAACTATTATGTCGATCCTACTATGTACCAGTCTCTTTTTAGCCGTACTATGACTACATTTGATGCGATGAGCTTTGATGAATGCATGACAAGCCAACTCTTTGTGCGTTTGTATTGGTTTTCACTTGCTAAATCATGTGAATCGAACTTTTTACTCCTTTGGCGA ATCAAGACAGCATATGTGATCCCAGATCAAGTAAGTTGTGCGGTTATCAGATATCACAGTAGACGGGTGACTAGCTTAGAGTTCCATCCAACGAAGAATAACATCCTTTTATCTGGAGATAAG AAAGGACAACTTGGAGTATGGGATTTTGTAAAAGTACATGAAAAGATTGTTTATGGAAATGTACACTCTTGTATACTCAACAACATGAA GTTTAAACCTGCAAGTGATGATACAGTATATGGTGCATCCTCAGATGGAACCATTAGTTGCACTGATTTGGAGACTGGAATTTCATTATCTCTGATGAACCTTAACCCTGATGGATGGCAG GGGCCAAACAGCTGGAGAATGCTTTATGGAATGGATATCAATGCAGAAAAAGGTGTTGTGCTTGTTGCTGACAACTTTGGCTTTCTGTACAT GGTTGATTCTCGCTCCAATGACAAAACTGGGAAGCCAATTTTGATCCATAAGAAAGGTAGCAAAGTAGTTGGACTCCACTGCAATCCATTGCTGCCTGACCTTCTACTGAGTTGTGGAAATGATCACTTT GCTCGTATATGGGACATTCGTCGAATTGAAGCTGGTTCTTCCATACACGACCTTGCACACAGCCGTGTTGTTAACTCTGCATATTTTTCTCCGATGTCTGGCAGCAAAATTCTTAGCACTTCACAGGATAACCGTATTCGTATATGGGACTCTATATTTGGCAATATGGATACCCCAAGCCGAGAGATTGTACACAGTCATGATTTCAATCGTCATCTGACTCCTTTCAAAGCCGAATGGGATCCAAAG GACTCGGCAGAGTCCCTTGCAGTTATTGGTCGTTACATAAGTGAAAACTATAATGGAGCTGCCCTGCATCCCATTGATTTCATAGACATAACCACAGGACAACTAGTTGCTGAGGTCATGGATCCAAACATCACTACAATCAGTCCAGTGAACAAGCTACATCCACGTGATGATGTTTTGGCATCAGGCAGTTCAAG GTCACTTTTCATTTGGCGGCCGAAGGAAAAGTGCGAGCCTGTGGAACTGAAGGATGAAGGGAAGATTATTGTCTGTTCCAGAGCTGAGAAGAAGAGGAACCGAAAGTTTGGGGATGAAAACGATGATTCTGATGATGACAAGTTCCCCCCGAAGGGCAAGAATTTAAAGTCCAAAAAATCTGCCTCAAAATCAAGTCAATATACTCTCAAGGTAAAACGCTGA